From Phycisphaerae bacterium, the proteins below share one genomic window:
- a CDS encoding glycosyltransferase family 4 protein: MTAVLHVLDGACDETQWHVLDILLARLADGHDPHTVCTIHPQAMRRAHQPEGGVIRRAEQRLWRAMNYAPRLPAAARECGAQILHAWGPQAAAVCSARLPATPLVVTLLDPHHARDSASRLRSLPDWSAVIVGSQVARKQLVTAGVPPERVVVIRGPADFAAINKARAAGLRARVVGESRPVVLMPGPPSRAGGQFYGLWAAAIVRQVIPSIRILMPYESAESHRLRRFVEQIEMSDMLVVPDARWSWPQLVTCADVFLCPAHDEIATEPIALAMAAGLVIVGTAVRSVAELIADKSNGFLCKPNDPRALAGRLLTALEDADLARRVTEVARGQAYEVFGVRAFADNYARVYENILTGRPCGDAVHDTAYEPA, translated from the coding sequence GTGACCGCGGTCCTGCACGTCCTCGACGGCGCCTGCGACGAGACGCAGTGGCACGTTCTCGACATTCTCCTTGCGCGCCTCGCCGACGGCCATGATCCCCACACGGTCTGCACGATCCACCCGCAGGCGATGCGCCGCGCCCATCAACCCGAAGGCGGCGTCATCCGCCGCGCCGAACAGAGGCTCTGGCGCGCCATGAACTACGCCCCGCGGCTGCCCGCCGCCGCCCGCGAATGCGGCGCGCAAATCCTGCACGCCTGGGGCCCGCAGGCCGCCGCCGTCTGCAGCGCCCGACTGCCCGCCACGCCGCTCGTCGTCACCTTGCTCGATCCCCATCATGCCCGGGATTCGGCCAGCCGGCTGCGTTCGCTTCCCGACTGGTCCGCCGTCATTGTCGGCAGCCAGGTCGCCCGTAAACAACTGGTCACCGCCGGTGTCCCACCGGAGCGTGTCGTCGTCATCCGCGGCCCGGCGGATTTCGCGGCCATCAACAAGGCCCGCGCCGCCGGTCTCCGAGCCAGGGTGGTGGGCGAATCCCGGCCCGTCGTCCTCATGCCCGGCCCGCCATCCCGTGCGGGCGGTCAGTTCTACGGCCTCTGGGCAGCGGCGATTGTGCGCCAGGTTATCCCGTCCATTCGCATCCTCATGCCGTATGAATCCGCCGAATCGCACCGTCTACGCCGTTTCGTCGAACAGATTGAAATGAGCGATATGCTTGTCGTGCCGGACGCGCGCTGGTCGTGGCCGCAGCTGGTCACCTGCGCCGATGTCTTCCTCTGTCCCGCCCACGACGAGATCGCCACAGAACCGATCGCCCTTGCCATGGCCGCTGGTCTCGTCATTGTCGGCACCGCCGTGCGCAGCGTCGCCGAATTGATCGCCGACAAGAGCAACGGCTTTTTGTGCAAGCCCAACGATCCGCGCGCGTTGGCCGGACGCCTCCTGACCGCCCTGGAGGACGCGGACCTCGCGCGGCGCGTAACGGAAGTCGCCCGCGGCCAGGCCTATGAGGTCTTCGGCGTCCGAGCCTTCGCCGACAACTACGCCCGCGTGTACGAGAACATCCTCACCGGTCGTCCCTGCGGTGATGCGGTGCACGACACGGCTTACGAACCGGCGTGA
- a CDS encoding AAA family ATPase, protein MTAMLTSPAPMTASHPGTPPEPEGGFFPKPPASFKRAGLDPATVESLILKYLFGVGSAMGAKIAEELCLPARPVVDYLAGLKQQQIVVYVGASEMDDFRYTLTDSGRDRARRFMVESMYVGAAPVPIDAYISSIQAQTITALSPQADDLQRAFSDLLITQEMFDVLGPAINSGRGMFLYGPPGNGKTAIAERITRCFGDEIYIPRCLIVDGLIIKLFDPAVHEEIPVARDSIFKKDQIDTRWVKVRRPTIVVGGELTMEALDVQYNAASRTCEASTQLKSNCGTLVIDDFGRQRMKPIELLNRWIVPLEKRFDYLALPNGKKVRVPFDQLIIFSTNLEPKDLCDDAFLRRIPYKINVPDAEETAFRKLFEFVSPGLGFTFDDQARAAVDHLIEKHYRPTGRPFRFCQPRDLLLQAKNRCLYLGRPPAITAELFDYAVSVYFTIM, encoded by the coding sequence ATGACTGCGATGTTAACGTCGCCCGCGCCCATGACCGCGTCTCATCCCGGGACGCCGCCCGAACCGGAGGGCGGGTTCTTTCCGAAGCCGCCCGCATCATTCAAGAGGGCGGGCCTCGACCCGGCGACGGTTGAGTCGCTGATCCTCAAATATCTGTTCGGCGTCGGCTCAGCGATGGGCGCCAAGATCGCCGAGGAGCTGTGCCTGCCCGCGCGGCCGGTGGTGGATTACCTCGCCGGTCTCAAGCAGCAGCAGATCGTCGTTTACGTCGGCGCCTCCGAAATGGACGACTTTCGGTACACGCTGACGGACTCCGGCCGGGATCGGGCCCGCCGTTTCATGGTCGAGTCGATGTATGTCGGGGCGGCGCCGGTACCCATCGACGCCTACATCAGCAGCATCCAGGCGCAGACGATCACCGCGCTTTCGCCGCAGGCGGACGATCTTCAGCGCGCGTTCTCCGACCTGCTCATTACCCAGGAGATGTTCGATGTGCTGGGCCCCGCGATTAATTCCGGCCGCGGCATGTTCCTCTACGGCCCCCCCGGCAACGGCAAGACGGCCATCGCCGAGCGGATCACGCGCTGCTTCGGCGACGAGATTTATATCCCACGCTGCCTGATCGTCGACGGCCTGATCATTAAGCTGTTCGACCCCGCGGTCCACGAGGAGATCCCGGTCGCCCGGGATTCCATCTTCAAAAAGGACCAGATCGACACGCGCTGGGTGAAGGTCCGGCGGCCGACGATCGTTGTGGGCGGCGAGCTAACCATGGAGGCCCTCGACGTGCAGTACAATGCGGCCAGCCGCACCTGCGAGGCCTCGACGCAGCTCAAGTCGAACTGCGGCACGCTCGTGATCGACGACTTCGGCCGCCAGCGCATGAAACCGATCGAGTTGCTCAATCGCTGGATCGTCCCCCTCGAGAAGCGCTTCGACTACCTCGCCCTGCCCAACGGAAAGAAGGTGCGGGTCCCGTTTGATCAGCTCATCATCTTCTCGACGAACCTCGAGCCCAAGGACCTCTGTGACGACGCGTTCCTGCGGCGAATCCCGTACAAGATCAACGTCCCGGACGCGGAGGAAACCGCGTTTCGCAAGCTCTTCGAGTTCGTCTCCCCCGGTCTGGGGTTCACCTTCGACGACCAGGCCCGCGCGGCCGTCGACCATCTGATTGAAAAACACTATCGCCCGACCGGCCGGCCGTTTCGATTCTGCCAGCCTCGCGACCTTTTGCTCCAGGCGAAGAACCGCTGCCTTTACCTGGGGCGACCCCCGGCCATTACGGCGGAGCTCTTCGATTACGCCGTGTCGGTCTATTTCACGATCATGTGA
- the aroC gene encoding chorismate synthase, which produces MALLDYRTAGESHGQALIVLIEGLPAGLKLDLDAINTALHRRQGGFGRGGRMKIEQDHATILSGLRSGVTISSPLAIQIANRDARIDSAPPIHRPRPGHSDFPGAMKWLTTDCRGTLERASARETASRTAAGAVAACLLSEFDIETVGYVVQIGPVKSGSTDGRSAAELRTARDANEAYCPEATAAEAMIAAIRQAKQDKDTLGGIVEVRVFNLPPGIGSCARWQDKLDGRLMAAVGSIQAFKGVEIGLGFGCAERPGSQVHDEIDFDASQRVTPNLGFVRRSNNAGGLEGGMTNGMPLVVRGVMKPISTLLRGLDSVNLQTLTPERSDYERSDICAVPAASVVAEHVVAFEVARAFMEKFGGDTLEETRASYRFFLDAARHLANP; this is translated from the coding sequence ATGGCCCTCCTCGACTATCGAACCGCCGGCGAATCGCACGGCCAGGCGCTCATCGTCCTCATCGAAGGGCTGCCCGCCGGGCTCAAACTGGACCTCGATGCCATCAACACGGCGCTGCATCGCCGCCAAGGCGGCTTCGGTCGCGGCGGGCGGATGAAGATCGAGCAGGACCACGCGACGATCCTGTCGGGCCTTCGCTCCGGCGTTACGATCAGCTCACCCCTGGCCATCCAGATCGCGAATCGTGACGCCCGCATCGACTCCGCCCCGCCGATCCATCGACCGCGGCCCGGTCACTCCGATTTTCCGGGGGCAATGAAGTGGCTGACGACGGATTGCCGCGGGACTCTGGAACGAGCCAGTGCCCGCGAGACGGCCTCGCGAACGGCGGCGGGGGCTGTGGCGGCCTGTCTGCTAAGCGAATTCGACATCGAAACGGTCGGCTACGTCGTGCAGATTGGGCCGGTCAAATCCGGGTCGACCGACGGTCGCTCGGCGGCGGAGCTGCGGACCGCACGAGACGCGAACGAAGCGTATTGTCCGGAAGCGACCGCGGCGGAAGCCATGATCGCGGCGATCAGGCAGGCCAAGCAGGACAAAGACACGCTCGGCGGCATCGTCGAGGTCCGTGTTTTCAACCTGCCGCCGGGTATCGGCAGTTGCGCCCGCTGGCAGGACAAGCTCGACGGTCGCCTCATGGCCGCGGTCGGGTCGATCCAGGCGTTCAAGGGCGTGGAAATCGGGCTGGGTTTCGGCTGCGCCGAGCGCCCGGGCAGCCAGGTCCATGATGAGATTGATTTTGATGCGTCGCAGCGGGTCACACCGAACCTCGGCTTCGTTCGCCGCTCCAATAATGCGGGAGGTCTGGAAGGGGGGATGACCAACGGGATGCCGCTCGTCGTGCGCGGCGTAATGAAGCCGATCAGCACGCTGCTGAGGGGGCTGGACAGCGTGAACCTGCAAACGCTGACGCCGGAGCGGAGCGATTACGAACGCAGCGACATCTGCGCCGTCCCGGCAGCGAGCGTCGTCGCCGAGCATGTGGTGGCGTTTGAAGTGGCCCGGGCGTTCATGGAGAAATTCGGCGGCGATACGCTGGAGGAAACGCGGGCGAGTTATCGGTTCTTCCTCGACGCCGCGCGCCATCTTGCCAATCCCTGA